In Lolium rigidum isolate FL_2022 chromosome 7, APGP_CSIRO_Lrig_0.1, whole genome shotgun sequence, the DNA window CAGTATGCAAGTGGAGGCGACAACGCATGtggagttcagagtcttaccattcatggtgaaaatccaagatctggcCGGCCTTAATTGGTTGCGCCTGATAATGGCCTTGTTCaaggcattgttttaagagcgggtaatatcttcagggtgaaaatctaaaatCTTTTGATTAGCCGATGATGGTCcttgtgcattgtttccttcttggaggcatcgtttttggaTAACCTGGAGTTCACGTCTTGTCTTGGTGGTGATATATTGTTGTTGAGGCTGGAATGCCGTAGCGGAACTTTTATTtcttatatttctttttctttttttgactgCGTGCATCCGCACTGCTATTAGGGACTTAGGGTATTGCGTTTTTGCAGAAGATAGGTGTAAttagtatctctcgatattaatatattcccttttatcgaaaaaaaattatTCCTTAGTGCTCAGGAGCCCCAATAAAACGCTCACCTCCATGGCAGGTCCAAGTCGCCATTTGCCTCAAGTGCGAGAGGAAGATCCATAGTTGCAGCAATCTCAGAAGCTAGTCCAAACTAGTGGGGAGGTTGTGTGCACAAGCTAGAAGAAATACCGAAGAATAGTAATGGCCCGTGGTAAGGttcagatgagaaggatagaaaaCCCAGTGCACAGGCAAGTCACCTTCTGCAAGCGCCGGATGAGCCTCCTCAAGAAGGCCAATGAGCTATCTGTTTTATGCGATGCTGATATCGGTGTCAGGGTCTTCTCTCCCCATGGCAAGATTTATGAGTTGGCCACCAACGGGTCTGTACCTCTCTCTTGTTAAGTGATCCAGGCCCAGCTCTTGATAATATCGTTGTTTCAATTTTCCATACGTTTTATGGCTGAGATGTATTAGGAACATGCAAGGCTTAATTGAGAGGTACAAGGGTGACAACACAAAAGAACAAGGTGAAAGTAGCCATCAGAACAAACCTCAGGTCAGCAGCAGATATCACATGATTTATTTATCTCATAATATCAAATAACATCGCAAAGCTATGCATTGGAAGATGCAGTATTTGCATGAAATTATGCAAGGACGTTTAGTATTCAGCTCACAATTTGAGGATTTGTTCATCGCTGACTCGCAAACTTCATAATACTATGCGCAGGAATTTTGAGTTACATTATATTTGACAACGAGATAATATGAATAGTTACTTCTACCAATATTGAGTGTTGGCATTATTTTCGTGTTGCAGATAATACAACAAGAGGTACTACTCTTAAGGCAAGAAATCGACTTACTTCAAAAAGGCTTAAGGTAATCAGCTGCGTTTCATGTATACGCTAAAGTAATTTAACGTCTTCTATCTGAACAACTGATGAAACTTGTTGAACTCATACTACCATAACGACTTATTACCCTGGTGTTCAGAAGAGTCCATTAAAACGGGAATTTCCACTGCATGGTACACAATTACTTTGCTGACTTCCAATTGTTAGTTTTTAAAGCGGTGTTTATAAAAAAAGGTTATAGTCTGATGGCCCTTTTTTGCGAATGCTGATCGGACATATTTAATTGATAATAATCTGTTAAAAATGTTCCAAAATATTATGGAGGTGCAGCATAGAAATAACATTGAGCAATAAGCACGAGATTGATTAATAAAGATGAGCACATCCATGCAGGTACATGTACGGAGCGAATGATATGGACCACATGAATCTTCATGAGCTGCAAGCCTTGGAAAGCAATCTTGAAAATTGGGTACATAACACTCGCTCTACAAAGGTAAGCTTTATGTCCTCTGCACGAACCAAGAATTTCAGAAATGATTACTTTTAATATGCTGTTCCTTTCTGCTGAGCAGATGCAGATCATGTCTAGGGAGATTGAGGTGCTCAAGAATAAGGTTAGCTCTGCAGAGAATTTTATTATTCCTCCAATGAGCCTTTTGAGCCTACATGTAGAAAGATGAAGAGAGCAATTCCGTTTACCAGTATTTTTTGTGTCTATCTGTTTGGCAGGAAGGCATACTGAAGGCTACAAATGATATACTTCAAGAAAGGGTATTTTAATCCTcttatttaatactccctccgatccataataattgtagaggatttagtacaacttattatggattggagggagtaatatCATTTTAAAGAAACTGCACTGTTTGAGAGTATAAGGTTACATTTTAATTTTAGGGCTAATTTCAAGATTAGTGTTGTCATTTACGAATCGACCATAGcaccctaaaaagaaagaatcaGCCAAAGCCACTGCAATTGAGTCTGGCAATTGACCCATCATAGTTCTTTTGTTTAGCCACTGATGTAAGAGATGCGCACTAGAGTGAATCACCTGATGG includes these proteins:
- the LOC124675406 gene encoding MADS-box transcription factor 26-like: MARGKVQMRRIENPVHRQVTFCKRRMSLLKKANELSVLCDADIGVRVFSPHGKIYELATNGNMQGLIERYKGDNTKEQGESSHQNKPQIIQQEVLLLRQEIDLLQKGLRYMYGANDMDHMNLHELQALESNLENWVHNTRSTKMQIMSREIEVLKNKEGILKATNDILQERIIQQSGILETGSNMVTPQFPFQRTMESGHYF